In Sphingomonas psychrotolerans, the following proteins share a genomic window:
- a CDS encoding FliI/YscN family ATPase, whose amino-acid sequence MAEGPAGTVDQLLAGLQRSPTVERRGRLVEILGTTLKVTGIAPRIGDACEVIEPSTGRIVPVEVVGIAGQATILTPLADVRGLSVDAEVIVRSGEESVPWGDGLLGRVLDGRGRPIDGKGELPVDLKRRPLHAPAPQPMERALIDAPLPTGVRAIDTLLTLGRGQRLGVFAAAGGGKSTLLGMLARFAQADVIVIALIGERGREVREFIEDSLGEAGLARAVIVCATSDRAAMERVRAAHHATAIAEGFRSEGLNVLLLMDSVTRFARALREIGLAAGEPPVRRGFPPSVFAELPRLFERAGNDAIGSITGIYTVLLEDEEGDDPIGEEVRSILDGHVILSRKLGAAGHYPAIDVLASLSRLFPRLAEPAHRDAATRVRALLAKHAEIEFLVQVGEYRTGADPLADRAIAAKSEIDSLLRQDANRPEDFQTSLMLLRGVAG is encoded by the coding sequence ATGGCTGAGGGACCCGCCGGCACCGTCGACCAGTTGCTCGCCGGGCTCCAGCGCAGCCCGACGGTCGAGCGCCGCGGGCGACTGGTCGAAATACTCGGTACCACGCTCAAGGTCACCGGAATTGCGCCGCGCATCGGCGATGCGTGCGAAGTGATCGAGCCTTCGACCGGACGAATAGTCCCCGTCGAGGTCGTCGGGATCGCCGGGCAGGCGACAATCCTCACTCCGCTCGCCGATGTCCGCGGGCTCTCGGTTGACGCCGAGGTGATCGTTCGCAGCGGCGAGGAATCGGTGCCGTGGGGCGACGGGCTGCTCGGCCGGGTGCTCGACGGGCGCGGGCGGCCGATCGACGGCAAAGGTGAGCTTCCGGTCGATCTCAAGCGGCGGCCGCTCCACGCGCCCGCGCCGCAGCCGATGGAGCGCGCGCTGATCGATGCGCCGCTGCCGACCGGGGTCCGGGCGATCGATACGCTCCTGACCTTGGGGCGAGGCCAGCGCCTCGGCGTGTTTGCCGCGGCGGGCGGCGGCAAATCGACCTTGCTCGGCATGCTCGCGCGCTTCGCGCAGGCGGATGTCATCGTCATCGCGCTGATCGGCGAGCGTGGCCGCGAAGTGCGCGAATTCATCGAGGATTCGCTCGGCGAAGCGGGGCTGGCGCGCGCGGTCATCGTCTGCGCGACTTCCGATCGCGCGGCGATGGAGCGTGTGCGCGCGGCGCATCATGCCACTGCGATCGCCGAAGGCTTCCGCAGCGAAGGGCTCAACGTGCTGCTGCTGATGGACTCGGTGACGCGCTTCGCCCGTGCGCTGCGCGAGATCGGGCTGGCTGCCGGTGAGCCACCGGTGCGCCGCGGCTTCCCGCCCTCGGTCTTCGCCGAGCTGCCGCGGCTGTTCGAGCGCGCCGGCAACGACGCGATCGGTTCTATCACCGGCATCTACACCGTGCTGCTCGAGGATGAGGAAGGCGACGACCCTATCGGCGAGGAAGTTCGCTCGATCCTCGACGGCCATGTCATCCTGTCGCGCAAGCTGGGTGCGGCGGGTCATTATCCCGCGATCGACGTACTCGCGAGCCTCAGCCGGTTGTTCCCGCGGCTCGCCGAGCCGGCGCACCGCGACGCGGCGACAAGAGTGCGCGCGCTGCTCGCCAAACATGCCGAGATCGAGTTCCTCGTCCAGGTCGGCGAATATCGCACGGGGGCCGATCCGCTCGCCGATCGCGCGATTGCCGCCAAATCCGAGATAGAT
- a CDS encoding FliH/SctL family protein — MSFLVLHADRLATALADDPLVPTADVGRVQNALALLAEAGDLARGAEEALQAARETARAEGYAAGREEGLAAAESERQAELFRIALRDSQLQRERQKDIARLALEVVRRIAGELDSGTMVAGLAERAAAQLAPDSVAVVRVAPAAIEAVRARLDGRTGLSVEADPLLEGQDCVIETALGRTHAGLETQLAQIERMWGETLHG; from the coding sequence ATGAGTTTCCTCGTGCTCCATGCCGATCGGCTGGCGACGGCGCTCGCAGATGATCCGCTGGTACCGACGGCGGATGTCGGGCGGGTGCAGAACGCGCTCGCCTTGCTCGCTGAAGCCGGCGATCTGGCGCGTGGGGCGGAAGAAGCGCTGCAGGCCGCACGCGAGACCGCGCGGGCAGAGGGCTATGCCGCCGGGCGCGAGGAGGGACTGGCCGCGGCAGAGAGCGAACGCCAGGCTGAGCTCTTCCGCATCGCGCTGCGTGACAGCCAGCTGCAGCGGGAGCGCCAGAAGGACATTGCGCGACTGGCGCTGGAGGTAGTGCGGCGCATCGCCGGCGAGCTCGATAGCGGCACGATGGTGGCGGGACTGGCCGAACGTGCCGCGGCGCAGCTCGCGCCGGACAGCGTGGCGGTGGTCCGCGTGGCGCCCGCCGCGATCGAGGCCGTTCGTGCACGGCTCGACGGCCGAACCGGCTTGAGCGTAGAGGCCGACCCGTTGCTCGAAGGGCAGGATTGCGTGATCGAGACTGCGCTCGGGCGCACCCATGCCGGATTGGAGACCCAACTCGCGCAGATCGAACGGATGTGGGGCGAGACGCTCCATGGCTGA
- the sctJ gene encoding type III secretion system inner membrane ring lipoprotein SctJ, whose translation MGPLARRARPALIGLCLLLAACGQEELYSKLTETQVNEMIAVLQSAGISATKKENGEAGWTLQTDKGDFGRAVEVLHSQGYPREDFASLGTVFKREGLVSSPTEEKARLVYGMSQELSHTISEIDGVVQARVHLVLPDNQPLAETGQPASASVFIKYRPGTNIETQIGKVKALIVNSVQGLKYENVSVETFPAQPLPTVAAKGGEKVLNGNLVGIAIAGLLLLIVALGYPGLRRWQQRRAAVARREGSV comes from the coding sequence ATGGGCCCGCTTGCCAGAAGAGCGCGCCCGGCGCTGATCGGGCTCTGCCTGTTGCTCGCGGCCTGCGGGCAGGAGGAGCTCTATTCGAAGCTCACCGAGACGCAGGTCAACGAGATGATCGCGGTGCTGCAGAGCGCCGGGATCAGCGCGACCAAGAAAGAGAATGGCGAGGCCGGCTGGACGCTGCAGACCGACAAGGGCGATTTCGGTCGCGCGGTCGAAGTGCTCCACAGCCAAGGCTATCCGCGCGAGGATTTCGCCTCGCTTGGGACGGTGTTCAAGCGCGAGGGGCTGGTCTCCTCGCCCACCGAAGAGAAAGCGCGCCTCGTCTATGGCATGAGCCAGGAGCTGTCGCACACCATCTCCGAGATCGACGGCGTGGTGCAGGCGCGGGTCCATCTGGTGCTGCCCGACAATCAGCCGCTCGCCGAGACCGGGCAGCCGGCGTCGGCATCGGTATTCATCAAATATCGGCCAGGCACCAATATCGAGACGCAGATCGGCAAGGTGAAGGCGCTGATCGTCAATTCGGTGCAGGGCCTCAAATACGAGAATGTCTCGGTCGAGACTTTCCCGGCCCAGCCGCTGCCGACCGTCGCGGCCAAGGGCGGCGAAAAGGTGCTCAACGGCAATCTGGTCGGGATCGCGATCGCGGGATTGCTGCTCCTGATCGTGGCGCTCGGCTATCCCGGCCTGCGGCGGTGGCAGCAGCGGCGTGCCGCGGTCGCGCGGCGGGAGGGTAGTGTATGA
- a CDS encoding SctD/MshK family protein produces MTSPSVLRVLNGRLAGTEKQLPTSGTVSIGHQFWQDVVIRDPATKGIAVDLQVDGEVGARITVLTGEALLLGSHVGEGQTAILPAYVPFSIGGVALAWGDPESARWTEASDIAGSTPSPSLPPPSPQDEAIALLGKAGEQVSGWVTRKRAIAVGAIATLVAGAALAVPTMDALGLRGDSAARADHILDTAGLAPLTTANDSATGGVMVSGVVANDAERLKAQEALRDHGIDATVNVQTSTELAQAAAEVARIHGLQAIGRPISRTGVELRVTRMTDDERGKLAQAIRTDVRQLGRLVFRDDLPPRDDTPIRTVADATKKVSTVVAGDPAYIQTVDGARYFPGAIMPSGHRLITIQGDTVFFEKNGRETQLKF; encoded by the coding sequence ATGACTTCGCCTTCCGTTCTTCGCGTGCTCAACGGCCGGCTCGCCGGCACCGAAAAGCAATTGCCGACGAGCGGAACCGTGTCGATCGGTCATCAGTTTTGGCAGGATGTCGTCATCCGCGATCCTGCAACCAAAGGCATCGCCGTCGATCTTCAGGTCGACGGCGAGGTCGGGGCACGGATTACGGTGCTGACCGGGGAGGCGCTGTTGCTCGGCTCGCACGTGGGCGAAGGGCAAACCGCGATCCTCCCGGCCTATGTTCCCTTCTCGATCGGAGGTGTGGCGCTCGCCTGGGGCGATCCGGAGAGCGCGCGCTGGACCGAGGCGAGCGACATCGCCGGCAGCACGCCGTCGCCGTCGCTTCCCCCTCCCTCGCCGCAGGACGAGGCAATCGCATTGCTGGGCAAGGCGGGCGAGCAGGTCAGCGGCTGGGTCACCCGCAAGCGCGCGATCGCGGTAGGTGCAATCGCCACGCTGGTGGCTGGCGCGGCGCTGGCGGTTCCGACGATGGACGCCCTCGGCCTGCGTGGGGATTCGGCGGCGCGCGCGGATCATATCCTCGACACCGCCGGCCTGGCGCCGCTGACTACGGCCAATGATTCGGCCACCGGTGGCGTTATGGTGAGCGGCGTCGTGGCGAACGACGCGGAGCGGCTCAAAGCGCAAGAAGCGCTGCGCGATCACGGGATCGACGCGACGGTCAACGTCCAGACCAGCACCGAACTCGCCCAGGCCGCGGCCGAGGTCGCGCGCATCCACGGGCTGCAGGCGATCGGGCGCCCGATCTCGCGCACCGGCGTCGAGCTGCGTGTCACGCGGATGACCGACGATGAGCGCGGCAAGCTTGCCCAGGCGATCCGCACCGACGTCAGGCAATTGGGGCGGCTGGTGTTCCGCGACGATCTGCCACCCAGGGACGACACCCCCATCCGCACCGTCGCGGACGCGACCAAGAAGGTCTCGACCGTGGTCGCTGGCGACCCGGCCTATATCCAGACCGTCGACGGCGCGCGCTATTTTCCCGGTGCGATCATGCCGAGCGGGCATCGCCTGATCACCATTCAGGGAGACACGGTGTTCTTCGAGAAGAACGGCCGGGAGACGCAATTGAAGTTCTGA
- the sctC gene encoding type III secretion system outer membrane ring subunit SctC: MKLNKNMSMLLAFAAALPVPLAASAQTPPAQNANQVSIVARDQPIAGFLRDLFGKVGRPVVPSAKLTGTVNGVFQGSVEKIYGDIAKAFNLISYYDGAAVYVYAPNELGVQTLQLDRVAAERVARQARAQRLPDRRNLLRVTTDGLVVSGTPRFIEQVSGMARGEGFADGAPAAPGGAPGGGRGGGYYDAPRIPASQPVEFRVFYLRYARAEDTVVTAGGRETRVPGLATILQNLVLDQKPGGSAVTPALGARLVRQSQPRLRGQGLDAVPPDNSQAGNYAATEVLGGGDMGLAAPLTADIVRIEPSSYLNAIIVRDVPERMAAYDSLIRALDVEPQIVEIEATIIDINVDKLQKLGINWRFGSGGFGALFGNGTSDDTRLLPIPGTSRRDNVSNITPSGAGGTISTIIGSQREFLGRVTALENKGAARIVSRPQIMTLSNVEAVFDRTRTFYVRVAGREEVDLFNVTAGTVMRVNPHVFRDHDQTRIRVLVNIEDGSISPNSAVENIPIVDRASVATQGMVLDGESLLLGGMTIDADLNDETKVPLLGDIPLLGELFKFRTKQRGHTERLFLITPRLVPLASRATAMAPGAPPPVANQPPVKIPVPASGNPTQ, translated from the coding sequence TTGAAGCTGAACAAGAACATGTCGATGCTGCTGGCTTTCGCCGCCGCGCTGCCGGTGCCGCTTGCCGCCAGTGCGCAGACGCCGCCGGCACAGAATGCCAACCAGGTCTCGATTGTCGCGCGCGACCAGCCGATCGCAGGGTTCCTGCGCGATCTGTTCGGCAAAGTGGGGCGTCCCGTGGTGCCGAGTGCCAAGCTCACCGGCACGGTCAATGGTGTGTTCCAGGGGAGCGTCGAGAAGATCTACGGCGACATCGCCAAGGCCTTCAATCTGATCTCTTATTATGACGGCGCGGCGGTCTATGTGTACGCGCCCAACGAGCTGGGCGTGCAGACGCTGCAGCTCGACCGCGTCGCCGCCGAGCGTGTCGCGCGGCAGGCACGGGCGCAGCGGCTGCCCGATCGGCGCAATCTGCTGCGCGTCACCACCGACGGGCTCGTGGTCAGCGGAACGCCGCGGTTCATCGAGCAGGTTTCGGGAATGGCACGCGGCGAGGGCTTCGCCGACGGAGCACCGGCCGCACCGGGCGGTGCCCCGGGCGGCGGACGCGGCGGCGGCTATTACGACGCGCCGCGCATTCCGGCGAGCCAGCCGGTCGAGTTCCGCGTGTTCTACCTTCGTTATGCGCGCGCCGAGGATACCGTAGTCACCGCCGGCGGCCGCGAGACACGGGTCCCGGGGCTCGCGACGATCCTGCAAAACCTCGTCCTCGATCAGAAGCCCGGCGGCAGCGCGGTCACCCCGGCGCTGGGTGCGCGGCTGGTGCGGCAAAGCCAGCCGCGGCTGCGCGGGCAGGGGCTCGATGCGGTGCCGCCCGATAATTCGCAGGCCGGCAATTACGCCGCTACGGAAGTGCTGGGCGGCGGCGACATGGGACTGGCCGCGCCGTTGACGGCGGACATCGTCCGGATCGAGCCGAGTTCGTACCTCAACGCGATCATCGTCCGCGACGTGCCCGAGCGCATGGCCGCCTATGACTCGCTGATCCGCGCGCTCGACGTCGAGCCGCAGATCGTCGAGATCGAGGCGACGATCATCGATATCAACGTCGACAAGCTCCAGAAACTCGGCATCAATTGGCGCTTCGGCAGCGGTGGCTTTGGCGCGCTGTTCGGCAACGGCACCTCGGATGACACCCGGCTGCTCCCGATCCCCGGAACCAGCCGCCGCGACAATGTCAGCAACATCACCCCGTCGGGTGCGGGCGGCACGATCTCGACGATCATCGGCAGCCAGCGCGAGTTTCTGGGCCGCGTAACCGCGCTCGAGAACAAGGGCGCGGCACGTATTGTCTCGCGGCCGCAGATCATGACGCTGTCGAACGTCGAGGCGGTGTTCGATCGGACGCGCACCTTCTACGTCCGCGTCGCCGGTCGCGAGGAAGTCGACTTGTTCAACGTCACCGCGGGCACGGTGATGCGAGTCAATCCGCACGTCTTCCGCGATCACGATCAGACGCGAATCCGGGTGCTGGTCAACATTGAGGACGGCAGCATCAGCCCCAATTCTGCAGTGGAGAACATCCCGATCGTGGATCGCGCCAGCGTGGCGACGCAGGGCATGGTGCTGGATGGCGAGAGCCTGCTGCTCGGCGGCATGACGATCGACGCCGATCTCAACGACGAGACCAAGGTGCCGTTGCTCGGCGACATCCCGCTGCTTGGGGAATTGTTCAAGTTCCGCACCAAGCAGCGCGGCCATACCGAGCGGTTGTTCCTGATCACGCCGCGGCTCGTCCCGCTCGCGTCGCGCGCGACCGCGATGGCGCCTGGTGCGCCGCCCCCCGTGGCCAATCAGCCCCCGGTGAAGATCCCGGTCCCGGCCAGCGGAAACCCGACACAATGA
- a CDS encoding flagellar biosynthesis protein FlhA, with protein sequence MSVERYLASSNAAKPLPLAARVADLFLIVGVITIVGLMILPLPTLLLDMLVGINITFGVMLLLTTLYIRGPLDFSSFPSILLISTLFRLALSIATTRMILVEGHAGHIIQTFGTMVAGGNIVVGLVVFLIITIVQFIVIAKGAERVAEVAARFSLDSMPGKQLSIDSDLRSGLIDKDEARRRRRTLELESKLHGSLDGAMKFVKGDAIASVVIVIVNLIGGLAIGVMQQGMEIGAATSKYSILTIGEGLVAQIPALLGAMAAGLMVTRSTDEETDSNLGQAMHRQLVANPRVLLAVGGICFLMALIPGFPAAVFIVLGFVSMFSGAAMHPRLKPHMIRHAGPMRKLLTGGREAPRPVTLLAQPEAPKAVVPLLLQISGPQPPVDEEAALSAGLTAMLERLQYRSGVPLPRLAIHFLAPEGPRAWRLLAFELSVGAGEGSDPDIVVAEVEALIRRNLPRFLGVQEAVGLLNRVGDDYPEVVKEAVRAVPAARIADVLRRLAEEEVPLRNMRDVLEGLTDAAGQEREIARIADLTRISLKRYLLDSVAQGAGIRALVVTPELETLVREATRLVDGVERLAVKPEVARELVATIGRTAAETGANALVTSFEVRRSIRKLIEPDLFGLPVLAFNELSPTTPVEMVGQIGLPPGALTEDSPAALAAE encoded by the coding sequence ATGAGCGTCGAGCGCTACCTCGCCAGCAGCAACGCAGCCAAGCCGCTGCCATTGGCGGCGCGCGTCGCGGACCTGTTCCTGATCGTCGGCGTGATCACGATCGTCGGATTGATGATCCTGCCGCTGCCGACTTTGCTCCTCGACATGCTGGTCGGCATCAACATCACCTTCGGAGTGATGCTGCTGCTGACGACGCTCTACATTCGCGGCCCGCTCGATTTCTCGTCCTTTCCGTCGATCCTGCTGATCTCGACCTTGTTCCGGCTGGCGCTGTCGATCGCGACGACGCGGATGATCCTCGTCGAGGGGCATGCCGGGCACATCATCCAGACCTTCGGCACGATGGTCGCCGGCGGCAACATCGTCGTCGGGCTGGTGGTGTTCCTGATCATCACGATCGTCCAGTTCATCGTCATCGCCAAGGGCGCCGAGCGCGTCGCCGAAGTCGCGGCGCGGTTCAGCCTGGATTCGATGCCGGGCAAGCAGCTGTCGATCGACAGCGACTTGCGCTCGGGGTTGATCGATAAGGACGAGGCGCGCCGCCGTCGTCGCACGCTCGAGCTGGAGAGCAAACTCCACGGCAGCCTCGATGGCGCGATGAAGTTCGTTAAGGGCGACGCGATCGCCTCGGTGGTCATCGTCATCGTCAACCTGATCGGCGGCCTCGCCATCGGGGTGATGCAGCAGGGCATGGAGATCGGCGCGGCGACTTCCAAATATTCGATCCTGACGATCGGCGAGGGCCTCGTCGCGCAGATCCCGGCGCTGCTCGGTGCGATGGCCGCAGGGCTGATGGTAACGCGCTCGACCGATGAGGAAACCGACTCCAACCTCGGCCAGGCGATGCACCGCCAGCTGGTCGCCAATCCGCGGGTGCTGCTCGCGGTGGGTGGAATCTGCTTCCTGATGGCGTTGATCCCGGGCTTCCCCGCCGCGGTGTTCATCGTCCTCGGTTTCGTGTCGATGTTCTCGGGCGCGGCGATGCATCCGCGGCTCAAGCCGCACATGATTCGCCACGCGGGGCCGATGCGCAAGCTACTCACCGGCGGACGCGAAGCGCCGCGACCGGTGACGTTGTTGGCCCAGCCCGAAGCTCCCAAGGCAGTTGTGCCGCTGCTCCTCCAGATCTCCGGGCCGCAGCCACCTGTCGACGAGGAGGCAGCGCTTTCGGCCGGGCTCACCGCGATGCTCGAGCGGCTGCAATATCGCAGCGGCGTGCCCTTGCCGCGACTGGCGATCCATTTCCTTGCGCCGGAAGGTCCGCGTGCGTGGCGGCTGCTCGCCTTCGAGCTTTCGGTCGGGGCGGGCGAGGGGAGCGATCCCGATATAGTGGTGGCAGAGGTCGAGGCGCTGATCCGCCGCAATCTGCCGCGCTTCCTCGGCGTGCAGGAAGCGGTGGGACTGCTCAACCGCGTCGGCGACGATTATCCCGAAGTGGTCAAGGAAGCGGTCCGCGCGGTTCCTGCCGCCCGGATCGCTGACGTGCTGCGCCGGCTGGCCGAGGAAGAGGTGCCCCTGCGCAACATGCGCGACGTTCTCGAAGGGCTTACCGACGCTGCCGGCCAGGAACGAGAGATCGCGCGAATCGCCGATCTCACCCGGATTTCGCTCAAGCGCTATCTACTCGATTCGGTCGCCCAGGGGGCGGGTATCCGCGCGTTGGTGGTAACCCCCGAGCTCGAGACTCTGGTGCGCGAGGCGACGCGTCTCGTCGACGGAGTCGAGCGGCTCGCGGTCAAACCCGAAGTGGCGCGCGAACTGGTCGCGACGATCGGCCGCACCGCGGCGGAGACCGGCGCCAATGCGCTGGTCACCTCCTTCGAAGTGCGGCGCTCGATCCGCAAGCTGATCGAACCCGATCTGTTCGGGCTGCCTGTGCTCGCCTTCAACGAACTCTCGCCGACCACGCCTGTCGAAATGGTTGGTCAGATCGGTCTTCCGCCAGGGGCTTTGACGGAAGACTCGCCTGCCGCGCTCGCGGCCGAATAA
- a CDS encoding lytic transglycosylase domain-containing protein, whose protein sequence is MRISGTVPSFGFVLKFVAFGGAAVTAIPAQAGNCDAAAISTRYVEALRFCGPPMAEARPQPAPVILPERSSVSVSMPGFKKRLALATQAVRRRGGGANDALITSVAYRYRINPHLLASMVNAESAGRQRAVSHKGALGLMQVMPATARGLGVRNPNALLDDPVLAMHTGAKYLKQLQGQLGNNVPLVVAAYNAGPGAVIKAGRKVPRYRETQAYVKKVVGRYQAAQTGRAR, encoded by the coding sequence ATGCGCATTTCAGGAACTGTCCCGTCGTTCGGCTTCGTGTTGAAGTTCGTTGCGTTCGGAGGCGCGGCCGTGACGGCAATTCCCGCTCAGGCAGGCAATTGCGACGCTGCGGCGATCAGTACGCGTTATGTCGAAGCGCTGCGTTTCTGCGGCCCACCGATGGCAGAGGCTCGGCCGCAGCCCGCTCCGGTCATTCTCCCCGAGCGCAGCTCGGTGAGTGTGAGCATGCCGGGCTTCAAGAAGCGACTCGCCTTGGCGACGCAGGCAGTGCGGAGGCGTGGCGGTGGCGCAAATGATGCGCTGATCACCTCGGTTGCGTATCGCTATCGCATCAATCCGCATCTGCTCGCCTCGATGGTCAACGCCGAATCCGCCGGCCGTCAGCGCGCGGTGTCGCACAAGGGGGCGCTCGGCCTGATGCAAGTGATGCCGGCGACCGCGCGTGGGCTGGGCGTGCGGAACCCGAACGCGCTGCTCGACGATCCCGTGCTCGCGATGCACACCGGCGCCAAATATCTCAAGCAACTGCAGGGGCAGCTCGGCAACAACGTGCCCTTGGTGGTCGCTGCGTACAATGCTGGCCCGGGCGCGGTAATAAAGGCCGGCCGGAAAGTGCCGCGCTACCGCGAGACGCAGGCCTATGTGAAGAAAGTCGTCGGCCGCTATCAGGCCGCGCAGACCGGCCGGGCGCGCTGA
- a CDS encoding EscU/YscU/HrcU family type III secretion system export apparatus switch protein translates to MADKNNDGDKTEKPTPKRLADARKKGDVAKSRDITATATLFVWLIVLMFGAGYAGNQVIDLFDDGFVLIGSNAPFHTALSQLGWSALWALLGITAVALIPAAITGVLSEFLQAGGVFTTEKMKPTLDKLNPVEGFKRMFSVDNLVELAKTLGKVALIVFVIWLVLRGSLAEIIERTGPVLLPVAETDGRSAAASVLLYTGALVRTALLWTFGVFLLVAVLDMAWQKHSYIKKLRMSMRDIREEFKENEGNPLIKSNRRQLHEEWANQNSVAATRDANVLVVNPTHIAIALAYDQESCPVPMMTAKGEGPLAAAMRAAAEEAGIPIIRHVQVARKLYEDGAPDELIPRDMFDAIAQIILWAKRVRDGQPAPDLTEPELTHTT, encoded by the coding sequence TTGGCCGACAAGAACAACGACGGCGACAAGACCGAAAAGCCGACACCCAAGCGGCTGGCCGACGCGCGCAAGAAGGGCGACGTCGCCAAATCGCGCGACATCACCGCGACCGCGACTTTGTTCGTCTGGCTGATCGTGCTGATGTTCGGTGCCGGCTATGCAGGAAATCAGGTCATCGACTTGTTCGACGACGGCTTCGTGCTGATCGGGAGCAATGCGCCGTTCCACACTGCGCTGTCGCAGCTCGGCTGGAGCGCGCTGTGGGCACTGCTCGGCATCACCGCAGTCGCGCTGATTCCCGCTGCGATCACCGGCGTGCTCAGCGAATTCCTCCAGGCGGGCGGCGTGTTCACTACCGAAAAGATGAAGCCCACGCTCGACAAGCTTAATCCGGTGGAAGGCTTCAAGCGGATGTTCAGCGTCGACAATCTTGTCGAGCTGGCCAAGACCCTCGGCAAGGTGGCGCTGATCGTGTTCGTCATCTGGCTGGTGCTGCGCGGCTCGCTCGCCGAGATCATCGAGCGCACCGGGCCGGTGCTGCTGCCGGTTGCCGAAACCGACGGCCGCTCGGCCGCCGCTTCGGTCCTGCTCTACACCGGCGCGCTGGTCCGTACCGCATTGCTGTGGACCTTCGGCGTCTTCCTGCTCGTCGCGGTGCTGGACATGGCGTGGCAGAAGCACAGCTACATCAAGAAATTGCGGATGAGCATGCGCGACATCCGCGAGGAGTTCAAAGAGAACGAAGGCAACCCGCTCATCAAGTCGAACCGCCGCCAGCTCCATGAGGAATGGGCGAACCAGAATTCCGTTGCTGCAACCCGCGACGCCAACGTGCTGGTCGTCAATCCGACGCATATCGCGATCGCGCTCGCCTACGATCAGGAGAGCTGCCCGGTCCCGATGATGACCGCCAAGGGCGAAGGCCCGCTCGCCGCGGCGATGCGCGCCGCGGCCGAGGAGGCCGGAATCCCGATCATCCGCCACGTCCAGGTCGCCCGCAAGCTCTACGAGGACGGCGCGCCCGACGAACTCATCCCACGCGACATGTTCGACGCGATCGCCCAGATCATCCTCTGGGCAAAGCGCGTCCGCGACGGCCAGCCCGCGCCCGATCTCACCGAACCTGAACTGACGCACACAACATGA
- a CDS encoding FliO/MopB family protein, with the protein MDSTIGAALSGLLGTIIALAVVLGLAWVSLRALRRWQDRGLGGRDGVVERQIRFVRALPVGQRERLVLIEAEGELMLVGVTPGSISLLRNWGSGAPRTETEIPLTETIQ; encoded by the coding sequence ATGGATTCGACGATCGGCGCTGCGCTTTCTGGGCTGCTCGGAACGATCATCGCGCTCGCGGTGGTGCTCGGGCTGGCCTGGGTCAGCCTGCGCGCGCTGCGGCGCTGGCAGGACCGGGGACTCGGCGGACGCGACGGCGTGGTAGAACGCCAGATCCGCTTCGTCCGCGCGTTGCCCGTCGGGCAGCGCGAGCGCCTCGTACTGATCGAGGCCGAGGGTGAACTGATGCTCGTCGGAGTCACGCCGGGATCGATCTCGCTGCTGCGCAACTGGGGCAGCGGGGCGCCGCGCACGGAAACCGAAATACCCCTGACGGAGACGATCCAGTGA